The Enterococcus sp. 7F3_DIV0205 genome has a window encoding:
- a CDS encoding lytic polysaccharide monooxygenase produces MKKNVLGVTLAASIILGGLGMFTSQDASAHGYISSPPSRAYYGALEKNTIGYQAAQQKYGAVINEPQSLETGKGFSKDFGINLFSWETGASGNGPADGKIVSANDALGSQLSVQKDNYWKMNDINSGKLNITWNYTATHATSRWTYYITKNGWNPNSPIKRSDLQLISNVPFTGAQANTNLTHTIDIPADHTGYHVILGVWDVSNTGAAFYQAVDVNIKNGAETTPPKPEKAPTAPTNVKTTDVTTKAATLTWTKVDSAQEYNVYRNNNKIATTSANKITDEQLQENTNYSYQIEAVGTNGLLSEKSTPVNVLTKSSEQKDTQNPTVPTGIHSMETTTSSVDLMWTKSDHFLGVKNYEVFRDGKKIVTTGNTHFKDTGLKADTTYTYTIKAYSLGGNVSPLSQAFTVTTKKEEVISGKTTWDKTKVYNSGDVVFYNGLKYQAKWWTQNEKPEESDAWKSLSPTAVEWNSKKAYTAGERVTFQGKTYKAKWWTKGAQPSTSNVWELV; encoded by the coding sequence ATGAAAAAAAATGTATTAGGTGTTACTTTAGCTGCGTCGATTATTCTAGGCGGATTAGGAATGTTCACTTCTCAAGATGCTTCTGCCCATGGTTATATCTCAAGTCCGCCATCCAGAGCTTATTATGGAGCACTTGAAAAAAATACGATTGGCTATCAAGCCGCACAGCAAAAATATGGAGCGGTCATAAACGAACCGCAAAGTTTGGAAACTGGAAAAGGTTTTTCAAAAGATTTCGGGATCAATTTATTCTCATGGGAAACTGGCGCCTCAGGAAACGGACCTGCTGATGGAAAAATTGTTTCTGCCAATGATGCACTAGGTAGTCAGCTTAGTGTTCAAAAAGATAATTATTGGAAGATGAATGACATAAATTCTGGTAAATTGAACATTACTTGGAATTATACGGCGACTCACGCAACAAGCCGCTGGACTTATTACATCACAAAAAATGGCTGGAATCCAAATAGCCCCATTAAACGTAGCGATCTCCAGTTAATCTCAAATGTGCCATTTACAGGAGCACAAGCAAATACTAACTTAACACACACTATAGATATTCCAGCAGATCACACAGGCTATCATGTTATTTTGGGTGTTTGGGATGTTAGCAACACAGGTGCTGCGTTCTATCAAGCAGTCGATGTAAATATCAAAAATGGGGCTGAAACAACACCTCCAAAACCAGAAAAAGCACCAACAGCACCAACAAATGTGAAAACAACCGACGTAACAACTAAGGCTGCAACATTAACGTGGACAAAAGTAGATAGCGCACAAGAATATAACGTTTATAGAAACAATAATAAAATAGCTACTACCTCAGCAAATAAGATTACTGACGAACAGTTACAAGAAAATACAAACTACAGTTATCAAATTGAAGCAGTAGGGACAAATGGTCTTTTATCTGAAAAATCTACTCCAGTAAACGTATTAACGAAATCGTCTGAACAAAAAGACACTCAGAATCCCACAGTACCTACAGGTATCCACTCAATGGAAACAACAACTTCATCTGTAGATTTAATGTGGACAAAATCTGATCACTTTTTAGGGGTCAAAAATTATGAAGTGTTCCGTGATGGTAAAAAAATCGTAACTACTGGAAATACGCACTTCAAAGACACAGGACTAAAAGCTGATACAACTTACACTTATACAATTAAAGCTTATAGCTTAGGTGGAAATGTTTCACCACTTAGTCAAGCTTTCACTGTTACAACTAAAAAAGAAGAAGTTATCTCTGGAAAAACAACTTGGGATAAAACAAAAGTCTACAATTCGGGGGATGTCGTTTTCTACAACGGATTGAAATATCAAGCAAAATGGTGGACTCAAAATGAAAAACCTGAAGAATCAGACGCTTGGAAATCACTTTCTCCAACGGCTGTGGAATGGAATTCTAAAAAAGCTTACACTGCAGGTGAACGTGTAACTTTCCAAGGTAAAACATACAAAGCAAAATGGTGGACCAAAGGAGCTCAGCCATCCACTTCAAATGTTTGGGAATTAGTGTAA